Proteins from one Impatiens glandulifera chromosome 2, dImpGla2.1, whole genome shotgun sequence genomic window:
- the LOC124926782 gene encoding dirigent protein-like, with product MASNKTFFCIFFFFLGLFLLTSSKAMAHSMKAPRFKTSPPCKRLVLYFHDIIFNGHNSHNATSAIVGAPAWGNRTILATQNHFGNVVVFDDPITLDNNLHSAPVGRAQGFYLYDKKDIFTSWLGFSFVLNSTNHRGSINFAGADPLMNKTRDISVIGGTGDFFMTRGIATLMTDAFEGEVYFRLKVDIKLYECWKQY from the coding sequence ATGGCATCTAACAAAACATTCTtttgcatcttcttcttcttccttggtCTCTTCCTACTAACATCTTCGAAGGCCATGGCCCATTCCATGAAAGCTCCACGGTTCAAAACCTCGCCACCATGCAAAAGACTAGTTCTCTACTTTCATGACATCATATTTAACGGACACAACTCTCACAATGCAACTTCCGCCATAGTTGGAGCCCCAGCTTGGGGCAACCGAACCATCTTAGCCACTCAGAACCACTTTGGAAATGTCGTGGTGTTCGATGACCCAATCACACTTGACAACAATCTTCACTCGGCCCCAGTGGGCCGAGCTCAAGGATTTTATCTATACGATAAGAAGGATATCTTCACATCATGGCTAGGGTTCTCATTCGTCTTAAACTCGACGAATCATAGGGGAAGCATCAATTTTGCGGGTGCGGATCCATTGATGAATAAGACTAGGGACATATCGGTTATTGGTGGGACGGGTGATTTCTTCATGACTCGAGGAATAGCTACTTTGATGACGGATGCATTTGAAGGGGAGGTTTATTTTAGGCTCAAGGTTGACATCAAGTTGTATGAATGTTGGAAACAATATTGA